GGTGTCTTGTGTTTCATTTGTTAAATTCAATGCTATGCAGAATTTCTCGTACACATCTGCATCAACTGTAAAGGTCACGCTCTTATTCACCGTTTGCACCTCCGCTATTTACTCTATTACAAATTATACCATTGATTTGTAATTTGTAAATACTAATTAACTAATTTGTATTGACTCATTAAAAGAAATAAGAAAAACACCCTGTATTTCAGCAAGGTGTTTGATTCTAATAACAATTTATTTTTCATTTCGATTTTCAACGTCTATACTAATGCCTGACTTAACATATCAATGAGTTTCACTTATCACCTTCATTTTTTCAACGTCTTAATTCACTTCTAATAACCTCTTTCCATTTATTAATATTAGCGATTGCATTTTGCTCCTCACCTAAATATATATCTTCAATTGTCATAGACCAATGTTTTAGTTCGCGTTTTCTTTCGTTGCTTGCAACAGGATTTGTTATTTTACTTACTGATTTTACAATTTCTCGATTTTTCTTGAGAATATATTGTGTATCCCAATCATTATCATAAGCATCAATGAAAAGCTTAACTAAGAGCTTATATCCCTCTTCTGTATAATTCGAGGGGTGTTGTATCATATAACATGAAACAAGCCAAAAATGTTGCTCATATAGCTTTGGATCATTATGTTCCCACATAAGAGGAAACCCAAATTGCTCATAACATGAAAACCCATCTGTCTCTCTAGCTCCACACTCTATACATCTCCCCGCTTTCATAACAGTGTTATTATCAACCATCTATAACCAACCTCCCTTATTTAAATTATTTTAGTTTCCATAATGTAATGTTTGCTAAAGAGAAAAGTCTTTTTTCTTTAAAAATGAAGCCGCTAGCCAGAACAGACTATACTGACCAGCGACTACCTTAGATTTAATGTTTCAGATTTATTTTCTTATCACTAATTTCATAAATCACATCAGCCACATTTTCGAGTAAGCGTTTGTCATGGGTGATAAACACTATAGTTCCAGCATACTCCTTCATTAATATTTCCAAAGCCTCCAAGCTTGGTATGTCAAGGAAGTTGCTCGGTTCATCCATTAGTAGGATGTTATATCTACCCATAAGCATTTTAGCTAGCAATAATTTAATAATTTCTCCGCCGCTTAAAACAGATAAGCTTTTTCCAATATCATTTTGTTTAAGCCCCATTGATGCTAGCACTGAACGAATTTCTGAAACATTGTAATCACAATCCTCCTGCATAAACTCCAGGACTTTCTGATTACTGTTGTACTTGTAACCATTTTGTGCAAAGTAACCTATTTTTGCCTTAGGTGAAATAGAAATTCCATCTTCATGGTTTAAGATCATTTGGATTAAAGTTGTTTTTCCGGTTCCATTATCACCAGTTAACGCCACTTTTGCTCCAAGCGGAATTTGAAAAGATGCATTTTCAAACAATACCTTATCTCCAAATATTTTATTAATTTCCGTACCGACAATAGGATATGGATTGTGGAGCTCCAATGCTTTACTTTGCCTGAAACGAATCCTGCGAATGTCTTCTGGAGCTTCTACATTTCCTAAAGCCGCAATCCTATGTTCTAGGGATTTAGCGGCATTATGCATCTTTTTTTCCTTACTTCCTATTGATTTTTGATGAGCTAAACGCCCTCCGCCTTCAGTACTTTTTTTCTTTGAAGCACCTTTTGCCTTCTGTTCTATTTTACGAGCCTGTTTTCGCTTTTCCTCCGCAGCCCTTTCCAATCGGGCACGTTCCGCAATAAATTGTTCGTATTCTGCAGCCTGGCTCTTGCGTTCTTCCTCTTTCTGGCGAAGATAATCAGAATAGTTCCCCCAATACTCAGTGATTTTGCCATCTTTCAGTTCCCATATTTTATCTACTACCTCATCAAGAAAATAGCGGTCATGACTAATAACTAACAGTGCACCTGTAAAATATTTTAGCTGTCCAATTAGAAAATCAATTCCTTCACGGTCTAAATGGCTCGTAGGTTCATCCGCTAAAATACCATGAACTTGTGCAGATAAAGCCTGTGCTATTTTAAGCCTTGTTTCTTCACCACCGCTCATGGTCTGTATATCTAATTGCTCAATACCGAGCTTGCCTACAAGTGCAAAATCTTTCTCCTCCTGCAAAGTTACTTCGTCCAACTGGGGAATATAGGCAAGTTCACCCAGACGATTCATTTTACATCCTGGGGAAGTTAATTCTCCTAAAAGTACCCTCAGTAAAGTACTTTTTCCTGCACCATTTGCTCCTACTAAACCAATACGGTCATAATCATATACTTCTAATTCATCTATATCTAAAACATCGCGTCCTTTGAATTCCACACGAATGTCTTTTGCTTTTAATATCAATTCCATAACATATCCTCCTGTCTATAATCGCATGTTTTCATTTGCTTGTACGCAGGGAAAACCCTGCGATTTAAGCAGGAAGAATTACAT
The window above is part of the Bacillus sp. (in: firmicutes) genome. Proteins encoded here:
- the msr gene encoding Msr family ABC-F type ribosomal protection protein is translated as MELILKAKDIRVEFKGRDVLDIDELEVYDYDRIGLVGANGAGKSTLLRVLLGELTSPGCKMNRLGELAYIPQLDEVTLQEEKDFALVGKLGIEQLDIQTMSGGEETRLKIAQALSAQVHGILADEPTSHLDREGIDFLIGQLKYFTGALLVISHDRYFLDEVVDKIWELKDGKITEYWGNYSDYLRQKEEERKSQAAEYEQFIAERARLERAAEEKRKQARKIEQKAKGASKKKSTEGGGRLAHQKSIGSKEKKMHNAAKSLEHRIAALGNVEAPEDIRRIRFRQSKALELHNPYPIVGTEINKIFGDKVLFENASFQIPLGAKVALTGDNGTGKTTLIQMILNHEDGISISPKAKIGYFAQNGYKYNSNQKVLEFMQEDCDYNVSEIRSVLASMGLKQNDIGKSLSVLSGGEIIKLLLAKMLMGRYNILLMDEPSNFLDIPSLEALEILMKEYAGTIVFITHDKRLLENVADVIYEISDKKINLKH